In one window of Sediminispirochaeta bajacaliforniensis DSM 16054 DNA:
- a CDS encoding ABC transporter ATP-binding protein — MMILEARDIGFRYHAEAKPVLSDLSMGVEKGSITAILGPNGAGKSTLLDLCLGWKQPSRGSMLLQGRPIGSYSRREAGQLISLVPQDERISFGYSVIEYALLGRAPYLEQLEMPGIKDRAIAEHALEKTGIAKLKQRPVTSLSGGEYQLLMIARALSQEPSIMLLDEPTSKLDLANQRRVSTILASLSQSGVTILFTTHHPALAAAIATHLVLLKEGLLLEAGPTEQILTGRNLSRLYDVPIHVRSVEGKPVIIQE; from the coding sequence ATGATGATTCTTGAGGCAAGAGATATTGGTTTTCGCTATCACGCGGAAGCAAAGCCCGTTCTCTCGGACCTTTCCATGGGAGTGGAGAAAGGAAGCATTACCGCAATACTCGGTCCGAACGGTGCGGGAAAGAGTACCCTTCTCGATCTCTGTCTCGGCTGGAAGCAGCCTTCCCGTGGTTCAATGCTGCTTCAAGGCAGGCCTATCGGCTCCTATTCCCGAAGAGAAGCGGGACAATTGATAAGTCTCGTTCCGCAGGACGAGCGAATTTCCTTCGGTTATTCGGTAATCGAATACGCACTGCTCGGTAGAGCCCCCTATCTGGAACAGCTGGAAATGCCCGGTATCAAAGACAGAGCGATTGCCGAGCATGCCCTTGAAAAGACAGGAATCGCAAAGCTGAAACAGCGGCCTGTTACGAGTCTTTCCGGCGGCGAATATCAATTGTTAATGATAGCCAGAGCCCTTAGCCAGGAGCCTTCGATCATGCTCCTCGACGAACCGACCAGTAAGCTTGATCTTGCAAACCAGAGGCGGGTTTCGACCATTCTCGCATCCCTTTCGCAGTCAGGAGTGACGATCCTCTTTACCACCCACCACCCCGCCTTGGCCGCGGCCATCGCCACCCACCTGGTGCTTCTCAAGGAGGGACTGCTTCTGGAAGCAGGGCCCACCGAGCAGATACTAACGGGAAGGAACCTCTCCCGCCTGTACGATGTCCCTATCCATGTCCGTTCGGTGGAAGGAAAACCGGTCATCATCCAGGAGTAG
- a CDS encoding FecCD family ABC transporter permease: MLNSRDLHSDTEEEKRRRTMVKLLCALGVVCLLSLLAGRYPSAGFTAPSTFIHDRLARNLLLSLRLPRLIASLLLGLALGAGGTVFQMLFSNPLVEPGFLGVSQGAAFGAAAAIVLGGTAAWLIQISAACFAFVGLGASYLLARHFRFGGWTLRLVLAGITVSALFSAGVGILKYTADPMSQLPEITFWLLGGLWSVGWKEVLSVLPVVLLAALLLFAHRWRLNLLSMDDRTAFSFGIAPVRERLILLAAATAATAAVISISGMISWVGLIVPHMARKLFSANSRWSLPGAMILGACFTIVCDTLARTLLAGEIPLGVLTSFIGACFFIILLTKKSTKRGR; the protein is encoded by the coding sequence TTGCTGAATAGCCGAGACCTCCACTCAGATACCGAAGAGGAAAAGCGCAGACGGACCATGGTAAAGCTACTGTGCGCTTTAGGGGTAGTGTGTTTATTGTCCCTTTTGGCAGGCAGGTACCCGTCCGCCGGTTTTACCGCTCCTTCGACATTTATTCATGACCGGCTTGCTCGTAACCTGCTTCTCTCCTTACGGCTGCCGCGGCTTATTGCTTCCCTTTTGCTTGGGCTCGCCCTGGGAGCCGGGGGCACGGTTTTTCAGATGCTCTTCTCAAATCCCCTGGTGGAACCGGGATTTCTCGGTGTGAGCCAGGGCGCCGCTTTCGGGGCTGCCGCGGCCATCGTACTTGGAGGAACGGCAGCCTGGCTGATACAGATATCGGCGGCATGCTTTGCCTTTGTCGGCCTCGGGGCGAGCTATCTTCTCGCACGTCATTTCCGCTTCGGAGGCTGGACCCTTCGTCTTGTCCTGGCGGGTATAACGGTTTCGGCCCTTTTCTCCGCAGGAGTGGGAATACTCAAATACACCGCCGACCCCATGAGCCAACTACCGGAGATCACCTTCTGGCTTCTCGGTGGGCTCTGGAGCGTCGGCTGGAAAGAGGTCCTTTCGGTGCTTCCTGTGGTTCTTCTCGCAGCACTTCTTCTTTTTGCCCATCGATGGCGCCTCAATCTTCTTTCGATGGACGACAGGACCGCCTTTTCCTTTGGAATCGCACCGGTACGCGAACGGCTTATTCTCCTTGCCGCAGCAACGGCGGCAACGGCAGCGGTCATCTCCATCAGCGGCATGATCAGCTGGGTCGGTCTGATCGTCCCCCATATGGCGCGGAAACTCTTCTCCGCCAATTCCAGATGGTCGCTGCCCGGTGCAATGATTCTCGGTGCCTGCTTCACCATCGTCTGCGATACCCTTGCGAGAACCCTCCTTGCCGGGGAAATTCCCCTGGGCGTGCTCACCAGCTTCATAGGTGCCTGTTTTTTCATTATCCTCCTCACGAAAAAAAGCACAAAGCGAGGCCGGTGA
- a CDS encoding ABC transporter substrate-binding protein gives MSAQQKILCSLLFFFSAIFSLWASGSQEAQQGITVTDSIGNHVVLPASPERIVVAGKSTLITADTLFLFPEARGKVIGLGKTNQGLGDFFPYLDPNIGEITRIGHEVGPEQVVALKPDLFIVKDFVYEKLGAPVAKLGVPTIALSLETPSQYIDDIMIVGRIFGDTKRAEAINAYYADFLDRINKKVGKIPEQNKPSVLLLYYSNKGGERAFNISPASWIQTAQVEKAGAKAVWKESNKGGGWKTVNFEQIAAWDPDYIFITSFNSDSGDFLPGILADTTWQQLRAAKAGRVQAVPSDFHSWAQPDTRWILCIGWMAKTLYPEEFSDMKISDEVIRFYNELYHLDQSVIEEVVLPRLEGEIAE, from the coding sequence ATGAGTGCGCAACAAAAAATATTATGTTCCCTTCTTTTTTTCTTTTCGGCAATCTTTTCGCTCTGGGCCTCCGGTTCACAGGAAGCCCAGCAGGGTATCACCGTCACCGACTCAATCGGAAACCACGTTGTACTCCCCGCCTCTCCGGAACGGATCGTCGTCGCAGGAAAATCGACTCTTATAACCGCCGATACCCTCTTTCTCTTTCCCGAGGCAAGGGGAAAGGTCATCGGGCTGGGAAAAACAAATCAAGGGCTGGGCGATTTTTTCCCTTATCTTGATCCCAACATCGGGGAGATAACCAGAATTGGCCATGAGGTTGGGCCGGAACAGGTTGTCGCCCTCAAACCGGATCTCTTTATCGTAAAAGATTTTGTATATGAAAAGCTTGGTGCACCGGTGGCAAAGTTAGGGGTCCCGACCATAGCGCTATCTCTTGAAACGCCAAGCCAGTATATCGATGACATCATGATTGTCGGGCGTATCTTTGGAGACACAAAACGGGCAGAAGCGATCAACGCCTATTATGCCGATTTTCTCGACAGAATAAACAAAAAAGTCGGGAAGATCCCTGAACAGAATAAACCATCGGTACTCCTGCTCTATTACTCCAACAAGGGAGGAGAGCGTGCCTTTAACATCTCACCGGCAAGCTGGATACAGACTGCTCAGGTGGAAAAGGCCGGGGCTAAGGCAGTCTGGAAGGAAAGCAACAAAGGCGGGGGATGGAAAACAGTCAATTTTGAACAGATAGCGGCCTGGGATCCTGACTACATTTTCATTACCAGCTTCAATAGCGACAGCGGCGATTTCCTTCCCGGAATACTTGCAGATACGACGTGGCAGCAACTGCGGGCGGCAAAGGCCGGCAGGGTGCAGGCCGTCCCTTCCGATTTTCACAGCTGGGCCCAGCCTGATACCCGTTGGATACTTTGTATCGGCTGGATGGCAAAAACGCTCTACCCCGAAGAATTTTCGGACATGAAGATAAGCGATGAGGTGATCCGCTTTTATAATGAACTGTATCATCTGGACCAATCGGTGATCGAGGAAGTTGTCCTTCCCAGGCTCGAAGGAGAGATTGCTGAATAG
- the yedF gene encoding sulfurtransferase-like selenium metabolism protein YedF: MSEEKKHVVDARGLPCPQPVIRTKKALGEGNFDTLEVIVDNSAAVTNVTRYAEHAGYKVIGTEGQEGAFTISIAGGAEVSQESEAAAFDQAIASCPVTQSGGTAGKTVFISKDTVGEGDRELGRLLMSAFLFALTELDQMPKRLVFMNSGVKLTIESAKELGDLKKLEAAGIEILACGTCLDYYGLKDKLAVGMVSNMYDIATALLEGDTVTV, translated from the coding sequence ATGTCTGAAGAGAAAAAGCATGTAGTAGACGCCAGAGGGCTCCCCTGCCCCCAGCCTGTTATTCGCACCAAGAAGGCCCTTGGTGAGGGAAATTTCGATACACTCGAAGTGATTGTCGATAATAGCGCAGCGGTTACCAATGTTACGCGTTACGCCGAACATGCCGGCTATAAGGTGATCGGCACAGAGGGACAGGAGGGTGCCTTTACCATCTCCATAGCAGGAGGCGCCGAGGTTTCCCAGGAAAGCGAGGCGGCGGCCTTCGACCAAGCCATCGCAAGCTGTCCGGTGACTCAATCCGGAGGGACGGCGGGAAAAACCGTTTTTATTTCCAAAGATACCGTAGGAGAAGGAGACCGTGAACTCGGGCGATTGCTCATGAGCGCCTTTCTTTTTGCTCTTACAGAACTCGATCAGATGCCCAAACGGCTTGTCTTTATGAACAGCGGTGTCAAGTTGACCATAGAATCGGCAAAGGAGCTTGGCGACCTGAAAAAACTGGAAGCGGCAGGCATTGAGATTCTCGCCTGTGGGACCTGTCTAGACTATTACGGATTGAAGGATAAACTCGCCGTCGGTATGGTCTCGAACATGTACGATATCGCCACTGCCCTTCTTGAAGGGGATACCGTTACGGTATAG
- the selD gene encoding selenide, water dikinase SelD yields the protein MKDEAIKLTGFTRFSGCGAKLGPGLLDKALCGLSQAENPAVLSDFSAAEDAGVYKIDEHMALVQTVDFFPPIVDDPFTFGRIAAANALSDVFAMGGTPLTALTILCYPKDKIPLEHLRSMMEGGISALSEASCSLVGGHSVDDPELKLGFSITGRVDPQKVWRNNTLRKGDALIFSKALGTGLINTALRAELASEEAIEAASRQMATLNLSAMEILKTADLSACTDVTGFGLLGHAAEMVSGSAWGFTIKSGSLKLLPDVMEYASMGLVPEGTYRNKEFRLPFIANAETIDPVLLDLLFDPQTSGGLLAAVSPRDAERCVEAMNEKGLSAALIGSVEGPSEKITIA from the coding sequence ATGAAAGATGAAGCAATAAAATTAACCGGTTTCACCCGTTTCTCGGGTTGCGGGGCAAAATTAGGGCCGGGGCTGCTTGATAAGGCATTATGCGGCCTTTCGCAAGCCGAAAATCCGGCGGTTCTGAGTGATTTTTCCGCTGCGGAAGATGCGGGGGTCTATAAAATCGACGAGCATATGGCATTGGTCCAAACTGTCGACTTTTTCCCTCCTATCGTCGATGATCCCTTCACCTTCGGGAGGATAGCAGCAGCCAACGCCCTCTCCGATGTTTTTGCCATGGGAGGAACACCACTCACGGCGCTCACCATCCTCTGCTACCCTAAGGATAAGATTCCCCTCGAACATCTGCGCAGTATGATGGAGGGAGGAATCTCCGCGCTCTCCGAGGCATCCTGCTCCCTGGTCGGAGGGCACAGTGTCGACGACCCGGAGCTGAAGCTGGGCTTTTCCATTACCGGCAGGGTGGATCCTCAGAAGGTATGGAGAAACAACACCCTCAGAAAGGGGGATGCCCTCATATTTTCAAAGGCCCTCGGAACGGGGCTGATCAACACGGCGCTCAGAGCGGAGTTGGCCAGCGAGGAGGCAATAGAGGCCGCCTCCCGGCAGATGGCGACCCTCAATCTTTCCGCAATGGAAATTCTGAAAACCGCCGATCTATCTGCATGTACCGATGTGACGGGTTTCGGTCTCCTTGGACATGCAGCAGAGATGGTCTCAGGTTCCGCCTGGGGGTTTACGATCAAGAGCGGCAGCCTTAAGCTCCTTCCCGATGTCATGGAATATGCATCCATGGGCCTTGTCCCCGAGGGGACCTACCGGAACAAGGAGTTCAGATTGCCTTTCATCGCCAATGCGGAAACGATTGATCCGGTTCTCCTCGACCTTCTTTTTGATCCGCAAACCTCGGGAGGACTTCTGGCAGCCGTTTCCCCACGGGATGCTGAAAGATGTGTCGAAGCAATGAATGAAAAAGGACTATCCGCGGCCCTCATAGGCAGCGTCGAAGGTCCTTCCGAAAAAATCACCATAGCATAG
- the yqeB gene encoding selenium-dependent molybdenum cofactor biosynthesis protein YqeB, with protein MNLFEKAAQLSAEHTPFAVATIVSSSGSTPRSKAKMIVLSNGRSFGTIGGGPVEGIVIEEALQCIRFDRSKLLEYDLDRGDKVESISMECGGSLKVFIECVNPGSRLVLVGGGHVSLEIAKVAAKLGFRVEVVEERAEFCSAERFPMAAKLYLGNDLEEAMASLPSDPSSFIIIATNSSDERALRYFVGKSFIYLGMLGSRRKVRLLMDKLADEGVPQAQLAGVRAPIGLDIGAETPQEIAISIAAELLAVRSGHTGVPLSGDHPRRVVVRGGGDIATGTICRLFRSGFEVVVLEIKHPTVIRRSVAFAQAMFDGTMVVEGIIACRVESFEEIEAVLTEGKIPIIADPEGSLIQALRPAAVVDAILAKKNLGTHKKMAPAVIGLGPGFSAGDDVDAVIETNRGHHLGKVILHGSAQANTNVPGNISGVSAKRVIRAPVAGIIEELCALGDIVRSGDPVMAIRGKDGQKDIVTAPIDGMVRGLIKGGSEVTKDFKIGDVDPRGEKADFTTVSDKARAVAGGVLEAILMLLARRKKIV; from the coding sequence ATGAACCTTTTTGAAAAAGCCGCACAGCTGTCGGCAGAGCACACTCCCTTTGCCGTTGCCACTATCGTATCATCATCAGGCTCTACCCCCCGAAGCAAAGCGAAAATGATTGTCCTAAGCAATGGCAGGAGTTTCGGAACAATTGGAGGAGGCCCTGTAGAGGGGATAGTGATTGAGGAGGCTTTGCAATGTATCCGCTTCGATCGATCCAAGCTTCTTGAATATGACCTCGACCGGGGTGACAAGGTCGAAAGCATAAGCATGGAATGTGGCGGGTCCTTAAAGGTTTTTATAGAATGTGTCAATCCGGGTTCCAGGCTCGTTCTTGTAGGAGGGGGACACGTAAGTCTTGAGATTGCAAAGGTAGCGGCGAAACTTGGCTTTCGTGTCGAGGTGGTGGAGGAGCGAGCCGAATTCTGTTCCGCTGAGCGATTTCCCATGGCAGCAAAGCTGTATCTCGGAAACGATCTCGAAGAGGCAATGGCTTCACTACCCTCTGATCCCTCCTCTTTTATTATCATTGCGACCAACAGCAGCGATGAGCGGGCTCTCCGTTATTTTGTTGGTAAATCGTTTATCTATCTTGGTATGCTCGGCAGCCGTCGAAAGGTTCGTCTGCTCATGGATAAATTGGCCGACGAAGGCGTGCCTCAGGCACAACTTGCCGGGGTAAGGGCCCCCATCGGTTTGGATATCGGAGCGGAAACACCACAGGAGATTGCAATATCGATAGCGGCGGAACTGCTTGCCGTTCGAAGCGGGCATACGGGAGTGCCTCTTTCGGGAGACCACCCAAGGCGTGTGGTGGTCAGGGGAGGAGGCGATATCGCCACCGGCACCATTTGTCGGCTTTTCAGATCGGGCTTCGAGGTCGTCGTACTCGAGATTAAGCATCCGACGGTGATACGACGTAGCGTCGCCTTCGCTCAAGCGATGTTCGACGGAACCATGGTGGTGGAAGGAATCATCGCCTGTCGTGTCGAAAGCTTTGAAGAAATTGAGGCGGTGCTTACCGAAGGTAAGATCCCCATCATTGCCGACCCGGAAGGATCACTTATTCAGGCGCTCCGTCCGGCTGCCGTTGTCGACGCCATTCTTGCAAAAAAGAATCTCGGAACACATAAGAAGATGGCTCCTGCGGTCATCGGTCTGGGGCCCGGCTTTTCCGCAGGTGACGACGTTGATGCGGTAATAGAGACCAATCGGGGACATCACCTCGGAAAAGTCATCCTCCACGGCTCGGCACAGGCCAATACCAATGTTCCGGGAAACATCTCGGGGGTTTCTGCAAAGCGTGTCATCAGAGCCCCGGTAGCCGGTATCATTGAAGAACTTTGCGCCCTTGGCGATATTGTACGTAGCGGAGATCCTGTCATGGCCATCAGAGGGAAAGATGGGCAGAAGGATATCGTTACGGCTCCCATCGATGGCATGGTCAGGGGCCTAATCAAGGGAGGAAGCGAGGTTACCAAAGACTTTAAAATCGGGGATGTTGATCCCCGGGGAGAAAAAGCTGACTTCACCACCGTAAGTGACAAGGCCCGTGCCGTAGCCGGCGGGGTCCTTGAGGCAATCTTGATGCTTTTGGCACGGAGGAAAAAAATAGTATGA
- the yqeC gene encoding selenium cofactor biosynthesis protein YqeC: MELFTMLFDKTEQASPLHPPIIALTGGGGKSTTLYHLAESAARRGKNVLITTTTKMFDPRIDPTARFHRCFIGETVVPPSSGDGSITFAAEAELPEIKKVKGYERDRICELRRDYDLIIVEADGAKRRPLKAPGSQEPQIPKCTTHLIAVIGLDSYEAPMDENHVHRPERFASLTGCRPECPVTAEHYYRLATHPEGAFKSAPSNARRFLLFNKLDMLNKDRAANLKESLERLFLHSEGGEKGIEMLFGSMMAKDVKAQIMAV; encoded by the coding sequence ATGGAGCTCTTTACCATGTTGTTCGACAAGACAGAACAAGCTTCCCCTCTCCATCCTCCGATCATCGCCCTCACCGGAGGAGGAGGAAAGAGTACGACCCTCTATCACCTTGCCGAATCTGCAGCACGTCGGGGAAAGAATGTGCTGATCACTACCACAACCAAGATGTTCGATCCGCGTATAGACCCTACCGCTCGTTTTCATCGCTGTTTCATAGGGGAAACGGTTGTCCCACCCTCTTCCGGGGATGGATCCATAACCTTTGCAGCCGAGGCGGAACTTCCGGAAATCAAGAAGGTCAAGGGCTATGAAAGGGACCGTATCTGTGAACTTCGCCGGGATTACGATCTGATCATTGTAGAGGCTGATGGGGCAAAGCGGCGTCCGCTTAAGGCTCCGGGATCCCAGGAGCCTCAGATACCGAAGTGCACCACCCACCTCATTGCCGTAATTGGGCTCGACAGTTATGAGGCCCCCATGGATGAAAACCATGTTCACCGTCCGGAACGTTTCGCATCTCTTACGGGCTGCCGCCCGGAATGCCCGGTTACGGCGGAACACTACTATCGTCTTGCCACCCATCCCGAAGGCGCTTTTAAATCGGCCCCTTCCAATGCACGGCGCTTTCTCCTTTTTAACAAGCTGGATATGCTGAATAAAGATCGTGCTGCCAATCTTAAAGAGAGCCTTGAAAGGCTTTTCCTGCACTCCGAAGGGGGAGAAAAAGGGATCGAGATGCTCTTCGGGTCAATGATGGCGAAGGACGTAAAGGCACAGATAATGGCCGTTTAA
- a CDS encoding response regulator gives MSNDEILPHVLVVDDEAINRLLLITALRKRGYLPEEAANGKDALEKIKQKSPDLILLDVMMPDLTGFDVCRSLKEHKETADIPVILVTALHSREDIEEGIKVGADEFISKPVNINELMVRVRTLLKIRELNAHVASSGLLSSFDGIAASGLSAPTELSCAEADHLIASIIEAHLAVGPEDYHRPHAVFVSLSAGSYECGGKLFFRTEEDIEEENIDAELNIEQLQSLGVWQEGMLMSNWQGAASSPEAYTRFFPEKLIEKLGTIRNFILYINDSQRILFLNFHRSLKLFDLTWYRHLGFYIYLLLLVFEKMGKKEDEYLNLVRELGKITEVKEGSEGKHRRIQRVCALLCNKLDCSPGYTTTLLDAVQLYDVSKLMIDQSILSKDGPLSGTEWTLVRKAPVLASWVFHELPRLSTAREIAANLYERYDGTGYPLGRKGREIPFAARLVRVVDIYESLRSRRSFRSPFSHDEAIALLSEGDDRLSPDHFDPEILRLFLSLEEDVQTIYGDIPKAT, from the coding sequence GTGAGTAACGATGAAATCTTGCCGCATGTCCTCGTTGTTGATGACGAGGCCATAAATCGCCTCCTTCTTATTACGGCCCTGAGAAAGCGGGGCTATCTCCCGGAAGAGGCGGCCAACGGTAAAGATGCTTTAGAAAAGATAAAGCAAAAGTCTCCTGATCTTATTCTGCTTGACGTGATGATGCCCGATTTAACCGGGTTTGATGTCTGCCGCAGCCTTAAAGAGCATAAAGAGACTGCGGATATCCCTGTAATTCTTGTCACAGCCCTTCATAGTCGTGAGGATATCGAAGAGGGAATAAAAGTAGGGGCCGATGAATTCATCTCCAAACCGGTCAATATCAATGAACTAATGGTTCGTGTCAGGACCTTGCTGAAGATACGTGAACTCAATGCCCACGTTGCCTCCAGCGGACTTTTGTCTTCCTTCGACGGGATAGCCGCTTCGGGTCTCTCAGCCCCGACGGAATTGAGTTGTGCCGAGGCTGATCACCTTATTGCAAGTATTATTGAGGCCCATCTTGCTGTCGGACCGGAGGATTATCACAGGCCGCATGCTGTTTTTGTCTCCCTTAGTGCCGGGAGCTATGAATGCGGAGGAAAGCTGTTTTTTAGAACGGAAGAGGATATCGAGGAAGAAAATATCGATGCCGAACTTAATATTGAGCAGTTGCAGTCCCTCGGGGTGTGGCAAGAGGGAATGTTGATGTCGAACTGGCAGGGGGCCGCTTCCTCGCCGGAGGCGTATACAAGGTTTTTTCCTGAAAAACTTATAGAAAAGCTTGGGACGATACGGAACTTTATCCTCTATATTAATGATTCCCAGCGCATTCTCTTTCTGAACTTTCATCGTAGTCTTAAACTGTTTGATCTTACCTGGTACCGTCACCTCGGGTTTTATATTTATCTCTTGCTGCTCGTCTTTGAAAAGATGGGCAAAAAAGAAGACGAATATCTCAATCTTGTACGTGAGCTGGGAAAGATAACTGAGGTAAAAGAAGGATCGGAGGGGAAGCATAGACGTATACAACGGGTCTGCGCTTTACTCTGTAATAAGCTCGATTGCTCTCCCGGTTATACAACGACACTTCTTGATGCCGTGCAACTCTACGATGTCAGTAAGCTGATGATAGATCAATCCATACTCAGTAAAGACGGCCCTCTCTCTGGTACCGAATGGACGCTTGTTCGTAAGGCCCCTGTTTTGGCTTCCTGGGTATTTCACGAATTACCTCGTCTTTCCACGGCGAGAGAGATCGCCGCAAATTTGTACGAGCGATACGACGGGACGGGATATCCTCTCGGCCGAAAGGGCCGGGAAATTCCTTTTGCGGCTCGATTGGTACGGGTGGTCGATATTTATGAAAGTTTACGTTCGCGACGCAGTTTTCGTAGTCCGTTTTCCCACGACGAAGCCATCGCACTATTGAGCGAGGGCGATGATCGCCTCTCTCCCGATCATTTTGATCCGGAAATTCTCAGGCTCTTTCTCTCGCTGGAAGAAGATGTTCAGACCATCTACGGCGATATCCCGAAAGCGACCTGA
- a CDS encoding glutamate-5-semialdehyde dehydrogenase, with the protein MSVREKALMVKDAQILLGAAKGSEKNDALVGMKQALRKGAKAIFEANKADLDAAEREKLSAPLLKRLKFDETKLDQVIAGIDALIELPDPAGNILEARKLDEGLNLYRVSCPIGVIGMIFESRPDALVQIASLALKSGNGLLLKGGSEALRTNRALASLIAEGSVASGAPEGWMAFLESREEVGELLELDDLVDLLIPRGSNDFVRHIMKNSSIPVLGHADGICHLYLAGDADEEMSVSIAVDSKTQYMAVCNALETLLVDETAASRLLPPLQKAFQAAGVELRGCDTTRSFIDVAAATEEDWRTEYLGPILSIRVVKDIHEAVAHINRYGSGHTDAIVTNDPAKASFFMVRVDSADLFWNCSTRFSDGYRYGLGAEVGISTNKIHARGPVGLDGLMIYKWRMIGSGQIVDDYASGRRSFLHQDISADPSDALL; encoded by the coding sequence ATGAGTGTCAGAGAAAAAGCCCTGATGGTGAAAGATGCCCAGATTTTGCTTGGGGCGGCAAAGGGATCTGAGAAAAATGATGCGCTTGTCGGCATGAAACAGGCCCTACGAAAAGGAGCAAAAGCAATTTTCGAGGCGAACAAGGCCGACCTTGATGCTGCCGAACGCGAGAAGCTTTCGGCTCCTCTTTTGAAACGACTCAAATTCGACGAAACGAAACTCGACCAGGTAATCGCCGGAATCGATGCCTTAATCGAACTTCCGGACCCTGCCGGAAACATCCTTGAAGCGAGGAAACTGGACGAGGGGCTCAACCTCTATCGGGTAAGTTGTCCCATCGGGGTCATCGGCATGATTTTCGAGTCAAGGCCGGACGCCCTGGTGCAGATTGCATCTCTCGCACTCAAAAGTGGAAACGGATTGCTTCTCAAGGGAGGAAGTGAGGCCCTGCGGACAAATAGAGCTCTCGCTTCTCTTATTGCCGAAGGGAGTGTTGCCTCCGGTGCCCCCGAGGGGTGGATGGCCTTTTTGGAAAGTAGAGAGGAGGTGGGAGAGCTCCTTGAACTCGACGATCTGGTTGATCTCCTTATTCCCCGGGGATCGAACGACTTTGTACGCCATATCATGAAGAACTCCTCCATTCCAGTTCTCGGACATGCCGATGGCATCTGCCATCTCTATCTTGCCGGGGATGCCGATGAAGAGATGTCTGTTTCTATTGCCGTTGATTCGAAGACCCAGTATATGGCCGTCTGCAACGCCCTTGAGACCCTTCTCGTTGACGAGACTGCTGCTTCCCGGCTGTTGCCTCCCTTGCAAAAGGCCTTTCAGGCTGCAGGAGTGGAGCTTCGGGGATGTGATACGACCAGAAGCTTTATCGATGTGGCTGCCGCTACCGAAGAGGATTGGCGTACAGAGTATCTGGGGCCGATCCTTTCCATACGGGTTGTGAAGGATATCCATGAGGCTGTCGCTCATATCAACCGCTACGGTTCCGGCCATACCGATGCCATCGTGACGAATGATCCTGCCAAGGCGTCGTTCTTTATGGTCAGGGTCGATTCCGCCGATCTTTTCTGGAATTGTTCCACACGATTTTCCGACGGATATCGCTATGGTCTCGGTGCCGAAGTGGGGATCAGCACGAATAAGATCCACGCCAGGGGGCCTGTGGGGCTTGATGGCCTTATGATTTACAAGTGGCGTATGATCGGTTCCGGACAGATTGTCGACGATTACGCCTCCGGACGCCGTTCGTTTCTCCATCAAGATATCTCCGCCGATCCCTCCGATGCGCTGTTATAG